The proteins below are encoded in one region of Microbacterium pygmaeum:
- the miaB gene encoding tRNA (N6-isopentenyl adenosine(37)-C2)-methylthiotransferase MiaB, protein MTTTPSAAPTLIAPSPAARTADGRVRTYEVRTFGCQMNVHDSERLSGSLESAGYVPAAADQDADVIVINTCAVRDNAAGKLYGTLGHLKSRKDVHDGMQIAVGGCMAQMDKQAVLDKAPWVDVVFGTHNMGSLPSMLERARHNGEAELEILEALEIFPSTLPTKRDAVYSGWVSISVGCNNTCTFCIVPSLRGKEKDRRPGDILNEIRLLVDDGAIEVTLLGQNVNSYGVEFGDRQAFGKLLRAAGEIDGLERIRFTSPHPAAFTDDVIDAMAETPAVMPQLHMPLQSGSDRILKAMRRSYRSERFLGILDRVRARIPNAAITTDIIVGFPGETEEDFEDTMRVVEQARFASAFTFQYSVREGTPAATMGDQVPKAVVQERYNRLIALQERISLAENQAQVGREVQLLVSMGEGKKDAATHRLTGRAEDNRLVHFELPAESGRPRPGDVVTVTITHAAPFHLLADDPTGAPLRIRRTRAGDAWERSLADSCAVPAPAGEAGAPRAVSLGLPSLRVGV, encoded by the coding sequence ATGACCACCACCCCCTCCGCCGCGCCGACGCTCATCGCACCGTCTCCGGCCGCCCGCACCGCCGACGGTCGCGTACGCACGTATGAAGTGCGCACCTTCGGCTGCCAGATGAACGTCCACGATTCCGAGCGGCTCTCCGGATCGCTGGAGAGCGCGGGCTACGTGCCGGCCGCTGCGGACCAGGACGCCGATGTCATCGTCATCAACACCTGCGCGGTGCGCGACAACGCCGCCGGCAAGCTCTACGGCACCCTGGGGCACCTGAAGTCCCGCAAGGACGTCCACGACGGCATGCAGATCGCCGTCGGCGGCTGCATGGCGCAGATGGACAAGCAGGCGGTACTGGACAAGGCGCCGTGGGTGGACGTCGTCTTCGGCACCCACAACATGGGCTCGCTTCCGAGCATGCTCGAGCGTGCACGCCACAACGGCGAGGCGGAGCTGGAGATCCTCGAGGCGCTGGAGATCTTTCCTTCCACGCTTCCGACGAAACGGGACGCGGTCTACAGCGGATGGGTGTCGATCTCGGTCGGTTGCAACAACACCTGCACGTTCTGCATCGTGCCGAGCCTGCGCGGCAAGGAGAAGGACCGCCGACCGGGCGACATCCTCAACGAGATCCGGCTGCTGGTGGACGACGGCGCGATCGAGGTGACGCTGCTCGGACAGAACGTGAATTCCTACGGCGTCGAGTTCGGCGATCGTCAGGCCTTCGGCAAGCTGCTGCGGGCGGCGGGTGAGATCGACGGACTGGAGCGCATCCGCTTCACCAGTCCGCACCCGGCTGCCTTCACCGACGATGTCATCGACGCGATGGCCGAGACCCCCGCCGTCATGCCGCAGCTGCACATGCCGCTGCAGTCCGGCAGCGACCGGATCCTGAAGGCGATGCGCCGTTCGTACCGGAGCGAGCGATTCCTCGGCATTCTGGACCGCGTTCGCGCTCGCATCCCGAACGCCGCGATCACCACCGACATCATCGTCGGATTCCCCGGCGAGACCGAGGAGGACTTCGAGGACACGATGCGCGTCGTCGAGCAGGCACGGTTCGCGAGCGCCTTCACCTTCCAGTACTCCGTGCGCGAGGGAACCCCGGCGGCCACCATGGGCGACCAGGTGCCCAAGGCGGTCGTGCAGGAGCGCTACAACCGCCTCATCGCGCTCCAGGAGCGCATCTCCTTGGCGGAGAACCAGGCACAGGTGGGTCGTGAGGTGCAACTGCTCGTCTCGATGGGTGAAGGCAAGAAGGATGCCGCCACCCACCGACTCACCGGCCGTGCCGAAGACAACCGGCTGGTGCATTTCGAGCTTCCGGCGGAGTCGGGCCGTCCGCGTCCCGGGGACGTGGTGACGGTCACGATCACCCACGCGGCGCCGTTCCACCTCCTCGCGGACGACCCGACCGGCGCGCCGCTGCGCATCCGTCGCACCCGCGCGGGCGACGCGTGGGAGCGATCGCTGGCCGACTCGTGCGCCGTGCCGGCTCCGGCAGGCGAGGCGGGCGCGCCGCGCGCGGTGTCGCTGGGACTTCCCAGCCTGCGCGTCGGAGTGTGA
- a CDS encoding ABC transporter ATP-binding protein translates to MAIDVEGLTKRYRAVTAVDDLSFSVPDGVAFAFLGANGAGKSTTINCLTTVLPFDAGSVRVAGHDVIRDGERVRGRIGVVFQDSVLDPMLTVRENLRLRATIARVSRKRADTRIAELAEMISLGAFLDRRYGKLSGGQRRRVDIARALVHEPDIIFLDEPTAGLDPASRAVVWSTIHGLREQTGLTVFLTTHYMEETEEVDRVCIIDRGRIVADGTPADLRAAHSTSVLTITSADPAALLRLAQRLGGSARTAGEQVVIDVGDAELARLILAEHGTLVRDFEFRHGRMDDVFLALTGRSGEDATAAEGERVGP, encoded by the coding sequence ATGGCGATCGACGTCGAGGGTCTGACCAAGCGCTACCGCGCCGTGACGGCCGTCGACGACCTCAGTTTCAGCGTGCCGGACGGTGTCGCGTTCGCTTTCCTGGGCGCTAACGGCGCCGGCAAGTCCACCACGATCAACTGCCTGACCACCGTGCTGCCGTTCGACGCGGGGTCCGTGCGCGTCGCCGGGCATGACGTGATCCGGGACGGCGAGCGCGTGCGCGGACGCATCGGCGTCGTCTTCCAGGACTCGGTCCTCGACCCGATGCTGACGGTCCGCGAGAACCTGAGGCTGCGTGCCACGATCGCGCGGGTGTCGAGGAAGCGCGCCGACACCCGTATCGCAGAGCTCGCGGAGATGATCTCGCTCGGCGCTTTCCTGGACCGGCGATACGGCAAGCTCTCCGGTGGGCAGCGTCGGCGGGTCGACATCGCCCGCGCGCTGGTCCACGAGCCGGACATCATCTTCCTCGACGAGCCCACCGCGGGCCTGGATCCCGCGAGCCGGGCCGTGGTGTGGAGCACCATCCACGGCCTGCGCGAGCAGACGGGACTCACCGTCTTCCTGACCACCCACTACATGGAGGAGACCGAAGAGGTCGACCGGGTGTGCATCATCGATCGAGGACGAATCGTCGCAGATGGAACGCCGGCCGATCTGCGCGCCGCCCACAGCACCAGCGTGCTCACCATCACCTCAGCGGACCCCGCTGCTCTGCTCCGCCTCGCTCAGCGGCTCGGCGGCTCCGCCCGCACCGCCGGTGAGCAGGTCGTCATCGACGTGGGTGACGCCGAGCTCGCCCGCCTGATCCTCGCGGAGCATGGCACCCTCGTCCGGGACTTCGAGTTCCGTCACGGCCGCATGGACGATGTGTTCCTGGCACTCACCGGCAGATCGGGTGAGGATGCCACCGCGGCAGAAGGCGAGCGGGTGGGGCCGTGA
- a CDS encoding ABC transporter permease, whose product MNVVGSIVRRNLRLFFRDRMNVFFSLLGAIILFVLYTLFLARLQIDGLSDTFPDATEAQIRAFVDTWMFAGIVMLSTITTGLGALATLVDDGESGRFRDFLVSPIARWQLVLGYLTAAVIVAVVMSMIVLVISILYLGIVDGTWLSATTIVQIAGITVLCCAGFTALSALVVSFIRTNAAFSGFATVIGTVLGFVAGAYIPVGSLPVAVASTINALPFAQGAMLLRREFTAGTLAEMVGTNADAAQAIREFYGIDAYIGDLIVPASIAFGVLLAMAVGFTLLSAGRIRARIR is encoded by the coding sequence GTGAACGTGGTCGGGTCGATCGTCCGCCGCAATCTGCGGCTGTTCTTCCGCGACCGGATGAACGTCTTCTTCTCGTTGCTGGGCGCCATCATCCTGTTCGTCCTCTACACGCTGTTCCTCGCCCGACTCCAGATCGACGGCCTCTCCGACACGTTCCCGGACGCGACGGAGGCGCAGATCCGTGCGTTCGTGGACACCTGGATGTTCGCCGGCATCGTGATGCTCTCCACGATCACCACGGGGCTGGGTGCGCTGGCCACTCTCGTCGACGACGGCGAGAGCGGTCGGTTCCGCGACTTCCTGGTCTCTCCGATCGCGCGCTGGCAGCTCGTGCTGGGCTACCTCACGGCTGCCGTCATCGTCGCCGTCGTGATGTCGATGATCGTCCTGGTGATCAGCATCCTGTATCTGGGGATCGTCGACGGCACCTGGCTGAGTGCGACCACGATCGTGCAGATCGCCGGGATCACCGTGCTGTGCTGTGCGGGCTTCACGGCGCTCTCGGCGCTGGTGGTGTCGTTCATCCGCACCAACGCGGCCTTCTCCGGGTTCGCCACCGTGATCGGGACCGTTCTCGGATTCGTGGCCGGCGCGTACATCCCGGTGGGATCCCTCCCCGTCGCGGTGGCCAGCACGATCAACGCCCTGCCGTTCGCGCAGGGCGCGATGCTGCTGCGCCGCGAGTTCACCGCCGGAACCCTCGCCGAGATGGTCGGCACGAACGCCGACGCGGCGCAGGCGATCCGCGAGTTCTACGGCATCGACGCGTATATCGGCGACCTCATCGTTCCGGCGAGCATCGCATTCGGCGTCCTGCTCGCGATGGCGGTCGGTTTCACCCTTCTCTCGGCGGGACGCATCCGCGCGCGGATCCGCTGA